The Citrifermentans bemidjiense Bem genome window below encodes:
- a CDS encoding 4Fe-4S dicluster domain-containing protein has product MSETKKRTIKTINIDADKCNGCRACEVICSSFHAMPPYSSNNPARSRVRVVRDPLRDIYIPLYAGDYTESECMGRDKFIIDGKEYDECGFCRTSCPSRDLFREPDSGLPLKCDLCDGEPEPLCVKWCLVGALSVTEREIEEPADDMKNQELEIGLQSLMKRFGTEKLLDTVGQITKG; this is encoded by the coding sequence GTGAGTGAGACCAAGAAAAGAACCATCAAAACGATAAACATCGACGCCGACAAGTGCAACGGCTGCCGGGCCTGCGAGGTCATCTGCTCCTCCTTCCACGCCATGCCCCCCTACAGCAGCAACAACCCGGCCCGCTCCAGGGTCCGCGTGGTGCGCGACCCGCTTCGCGACATCTACATCCCGCTCTACGCCGGTGACTACACCGAAAGCGAGTGCATGGGGCGTGACAAGTTCATCATCGACGGCAAGGAGTACGACGAGTGCGGCTTCTGCCGCACCTCCTGCCCCTCGCGCGACCTCTTCCGTGAGCCGGACTCAGGCCTGCCGCTTAAATGCGACCTCTGCGACGGCGAGCCGGAACCGCTCTGCGTCAAGTGGTGCCTGGTCGGTGCCCTGTCGGTGACCGAGCGCGAGATCGAGGAACCGGCCGACGACATGAAGAACCAGGAGCTGGAGATCGGTCTCCAGTCACTGATGAAGAGGTTCGGGACCGAGAAGCTCCTCGATACGGTGGGCCAGATCACCAAAGGCTAA
- a CDS encoding (Fe-S)-binding protein produces the protein METVTPFKEIIDVIKEKGGDSLKYCYQCGLCDSVCPWNRVRQFSMRKVVRQGVFGLTEIEQEEIWRCSTCGTCPSRCPRGVNQIEAGIALRTMGAEYDVYPGHVSTIRNVVASLTSEGNSIGGERAKRGDWAKELPVKQYEEGMEALYFTGCYLSYDPRMRKVAQATATILNKAGVKFGILGNKETCCGESIRKTGNEELFKKLAKENIRNFIDNGVKKVIVSSPHCYHTFKNEYPEFMVNFEVVFISQLIEQLINEGRLTIKGEFAKKVTYHDPCYLGRHNGVYDEPRNVLKKVPGLQFTEMADNRESALCCGGGGGRIWMETPKEERFADLRLRQAVNAGAEVLATSCPYCITNFTDSSLDLADDEKVEVKDLTEIIAEVI, from the coding sequence GTGGAAACCGTGACTCCATTCAAAGAGATAATCGATGTCATCAAGGAAAAGGGCGGCGATTCGCTCAAATACTGCTACCAGTGCGGTCTTTGCGACTCGGTCTGCCCCTGGAACCGGGTACGGCAGTTCAGCATGCGCAAGGTGGTCAGGCAGGGGGTCTTCGGCCTCACCGAGATCGAGCAGGAAGAGATCTGGCGCTGCAGCACCTGCGGCACCTGTCCCAGCCGCTGTCCCAGGGGTGTGAACCAGATCGAGGCGGGAATCGCCCTGAGGACGATGGGGGCGGAATACGACGTCTACCCCGGCCACGTAAGCACCATCCGGAACGTGGTGGCGAGCCTGACCAGCGAGGGCAACTCCATTGGCGGCGAGCGCGCCAAAAGGGGCGACTGGGCCAAGGAGCTCCCGGTGAAGCAGTACGAGGAGGGGATGGAAGCCCTCTACTTCACCGGCTGCTACCTAAGCTATGACCCCAGGATGAGGAAGGTGGCCCAGGCCACCGCGACCATCCTCAACAAGGCGGGGGTGAAGTTCGGGATCCTCGGCAACAAGGAAACCTGCTGCGGGGAAAGCATCCGGAAGACCGGCAACGAGGAGCTTTTCAAGAAACTCGCCAAGGAGAACATCAGGAACTTCATCGACAACGGCGTCAAGAAGGTGATCGTCTCCTCGCCGCATTGCTACCACACCTTCAAGAACGAGTACCCCGAGTTCATGGTGAACTTCGAGGTGGTCTTCATCTCCCAGCTGATCGAGCAGCTCATCAACGAGGGGAGGCTCACCATCAAGGGGGAATTCGCCAAGAAGGTCACCTATCACGACCCCTGCTACTTGGGGCGTCACAACGGCGTCTACGACGAACCGAGGAACGTGCTGAAAAAGGTGCCGGGCCTCCAATTCACCGAGATGGCCGACAACCGCGAATCCGCCCTTTGCTGCGGCGGTGGCGGCGGCAGGATCTGGATGGAGACCCCGAAGGAGGAGCGCTTCGCCGACCTCAGGCTCAGGCAGGCGGTAAACGCCGGGGCCGAGGTGCTCGCCACCTCCTGCCCCTACTGCATCACCAACTTCACCGACTCGAGCCTAGACCTGGCCGACGACGAGAAGGTGGAGGTGAAGGATCTGACCGAGATCATCGCCGAGGTGATCTGA
- a CDS encoding CoB--CoM heterodisulfide reductase iron-sulfur subunit A family protein → MNTAERNIGDVLIVGGGISGIQAALDLANSGFRVFLVDKSPALGGKMSQLDKTFPTNDCSMCIESPKFIECSRNPNIEIITYTEVDRVEGEAGDFKVTLTKKPRYISEEKCTGCNICVDYCPVKIPDPFNQNLSENKAVHIYFSQAVPLVTYVDPETCLYLKEGKCQICVGACKTNAIDLHQKPETFQIEVGAIILSPGYSTFDPKLRNDFGYGKMQNVVTSLDFERILCATGPYEGEVLRPSDKKHPHKIAWIQCVGSRQVIPGGNNYCSAVCCAYSQKQVILAKDHSPSLEATIFHNDVRAYGKDFERFHQRAEKLPDVRFIRSYVTVGREIESSKNVTIRYSTVDQGVKEEEFDMVVLSVGLNPPKDVEALATKFGIELTDQKFCKNNPYNPIETSKKGIFVSGAFQGPLDIPESVLTASGADALCGELLSYRRHKLERERVYPDEKDVSKEELKIGVVVCYCGANIGRVVNIPEVIEYAATLPNVSWAGENLFACSTENAKQISDAIVAKGLNRVVLAACTPRTHEPLFRDTCREAGLNQYFFEFANIREHCSWVHSREKENATEKAKEIVRMAVARAAHLEPLQEFQLPVDHTALVVGGGVAGMTAALNMAEQGFEIYLVEKDDDLGGLARRLHYTLEGTEIQPFLEDLVKKVYRHPSIHVWTDSTILDVTGYVGNFTTQVESQGRVREVKHGVSLLATGAAEYKPTEYLYGENENVLTQLELEGEIVAESERVKAAQSVVMIQCVGCRQTDRNYCSRVCCSQAIKNALKLKKINPEIEVQIIFRDIRTYGLKEVYYREAANQNVKFIRYEADKKPVVEALGAGFKVTVPDPVLGQVMELEADLVVLAAAVIPSEASQEAGKLFKVSNNPDGFFQEAHVKLRPVDFSADGVFLCGTAHYPKHLTETISQALGAAGRAVGILSRETVTASGSVCDVNENNCVSCGACITACKYGAISFVDTPKGKKAHVEPILCKGDGLCNAKCPTQAIYLKHYTDDAIFAQIDAALH, encoded by the coding sequence ATGAATACCGCAGAGAGAAATATTGGTGACGTACTCATTGTCGGTGGAGGGATCAGCGGTATTCAGGCCGCGCTGGATCTCGCCAATTCCGGGTTCAGGGTCTTCCTGGTGGACAAGTCTCCCGCCCTGGGAGGGAAGATGTCCCAGCTGGACAAGACCTTCCCCACCAACGACTGTTCCATGTGCATCGAGAGCCCGAAGTTCATCGAGTGCTCCCGAAACCCGAACATCGAGATCATCACCTACACCGAGGTGGATCGGGTGGAAGGGGAGGCGGGCGACTTCAAGGTGACCCTCACCAAGAAGCCGAGGTACATCTCCGAGGAGAAGTGCACCGGGTGCAACATCTGCGTGGACTACTGCCCGGTCAAGATCCCGGACCCGTTCAACCAGAACCTCTCCGAGAACAAGGCGGTCCACATCTACTTCTCCCAGGCGGTGCCGCTGGTCACCTACGTCGACCCGGAGACCTGTCTCTACCTGAAGGAAGGGAAGTGCCAGATCTGCGTCGGCGCCTGCAAGACCAACGCGATCGACCTGCACCAGAAGCCGGAGACCTTCCAGATCGAGGTTGGCGCCATCATCCTCTCCCCGGGCTACTCCACCTTCGACCCGAAGCTCAGAAACGACTTCGGCTACGGCAAGATGCAGAACGTGGTGACGAGCCTCGACTTCGAGCGCATCCTCTGCGCCACCGGCCCCTACGAGGGAGAGGTGCTGCGCCCCTCCGACAAGAAGCACCCGCACAAGATCGCCTGGATCCAGTGCGTGGGGTCGCGCCAGGTGATCCCCGGCGGCAACAACTACTGCTCGGCCGTCTGCTGCGCCTACTCGCAGAAGCAGGTGATCCTCGCCAAGGACCACAGCCCGAGCCTTGAGGCCACCATCTTCCACAACGACGTCCGCGCTTACGGCAAGGACTTCGAGAGGTTCCACCAGAGGGCCGAGAAGCTCCCCGACGTGCGCTTCATCAGGAGCTACGTCACGGTGGGGAGGGAGATCGAGAGTTCGAAGAACGTCACCATCCGCTACTCCACCGTCGACCAGGGGGTCAAGGAGGAGGAATTCGACATGGTGGTCCTCTCGGTGGGCCTCAACCCCCCGAAGGACGTGGAGGCGCTGGCCACGAAGTTCGGCATCGAGCTGACCGACCAGAAGTTCTGCAAGAACAACCCGTACAACCCGATCGAGACCTCGAAGAAAGGGATCTTCGTCTCCGGCGCCTTCCAGGGCCCCTTGGACATCCCCGAATCGGTCCTGACCGCCAGCGGCGCCGACGCGCTCTGCGGAGAGCTACTCTCCTACCGGCGCCACAAGCTGGAGCGGGAGAGGGTCTACCCCGACGAGAAGGACGTCTCCAAGGAGGAGCTGAAGATCGGGGTGGTCGTCTGCTACTGCGGCGCCAACATCGGCCGCGTGGTCAACATCCCCGAGGTGATCGAGTACGCGGCGACGCTCCCGAACGTCTCCTGGGCCGGCGAGAACCTCTTCGCCTGTTCCACCGAAAACGCGAAGCAGATCTCCGACGCCATCGTGGCCAAGGGCTTGAACCGCGTGGTGCTGGCGGCCTGCACCCCTAGGACCCACGAACCGCTCTTCAGGGACACCTGCCGCGAGGCGGGGCTGAACCAGTACTTCTTCGAGTTCGCCAACATCCGCGAGCACTGCTCCTGGGTACACTCCCGCGAGAAGGAGAACGCGACCGAAAAGGCGAAGGAAATCGTCAGGATGGCGGTAGCACGCGCCGCGCACCTGGAGCCCTTGCAGGAATTCCAGCTCCCGGTGGACCACACGGCACTCGTCGTGGGGGGGGGCGTCGCCGGCATGACCGCCGCGCTCAACATGGCGGAGCAGGGCTTCGAGATCTATCTCGTCGAGAAGGACGACGACCTGGGCGGTTTGGCGAGAAGGCTCCACTACACCCTGGAGGGGACCGAGATCCAGCCCTTCCTGGAGGATCTGGTCAAGAAGGTGTACCGCCACCCGTCGATCCACGTCTGGACCGACTCCACCATCCTGGACGTCACGGGTTACGTGGGCAACTTCACGACCCAAGTGGAGAGCCAGGGGAGGGTGCGCGAGGTGAAGCACGGGGTATCGCTTCTCGCCACCGGCGCGGCCGAATACAAGCCGACCGAGTACCTCTACGGCGAGAACGAGAACGTCCTCACCCAGTTGGAGCTGGAAGGGGAGATCGTCGCGGAGAGTGAAAGGGTGAAGGCGGCCCAAAGCGTGGTGATGATCCAGTGCGTCGGGTGCCGGCAGACCGACCGAAACTACTGCAGCCGGGTCTGCTGCAGCCAGGCCATCAAGAACGCCCTGAAGCTGAAGAAGATCAACCCCGAGATCGAGGTCCAGATCATCTTCCGCGACATTCGCACCTACGGCCTGAAAGAGGTCTACTACCGCGAGGCGGCGAACCAGAACGTGAAGTTCATCCGCTACGAGGCTGACAAAAAGCCGGTGGTCGAGGCGCTAGGGGCGGGCTTCAAGGTCACCGTGCCCGACCCGGTCTTGGGGCAGGTGATGGAGCTTGAGGCGGACCTCGTGGTGCTCGCCGCGGCGGTGATACCGTCCGAGGCAAGCCAGGAGGCGGGGAAACTCTTCAAGGTCTCCAACAACCCGGACGGCTTCTTTCAGGAGGCCCACGTGAAACTGAGGCCGGTGGACTTCAGCGCGGACGGCGTCTTCCTCTGCGGCACGGCCCACTACCCGAAGCACCTGACCGAGACCATCAGCCAGGCCCTGGGGGCCGCGGGGCGCGCGGTGGGGATCCTCTCCAGGGAAACGGTCACCGCCTCCGGTTCGGTCTGCGACGTCAACGAGAACAACTGCGTATCCTGCGGGGCCTGCATCACCGCCTGCAAGTACGGGGCGATCAGCTTCGTGGACACCCCCAAGGGGAAAAAGGCCCATGTGGAACCGATCCTTTGCAAAGGGGACGGCCTGTGCAACGCCAAGTGCCCGACCCAGGCGATCTACCTGAAGCACTACACCGATGACGCCATATTCGCCCAGATCGACGCAGCGCTTCACTAA
- a CDS encoding hydrogenase iron-sulfur subunit, with protein MTTGIEHKPRVVGFLCTWUAYGAADLAGVSRLQYTTETKIIRVMCTGRVDLAFILRAFKQGADGVFIGGCWPGECHYVTEGNYDVLKNVHIAKKMLEKIGINPDRLRLEWISASEGMRYAEVMNEFGKRLKELGALGKGEGIDERSLKLRMEAAYNLVPYVKLVERERIRQRFKTEEEYDAYFASAELESLFNNLVTDNLAVSQMTLLLKDKPLSTAEIASALNLTAADVNRHIKSSSRKGLVKYDEGLNAYALA; from the coding sequence ATGACAACCGGAATAGAACATAAGCCCAGGGTCGTCGGTTTCCTGTGCACTTGGTGAGCGTACGGCGCTGCCGACCTGGCTGGAGTTTCCAGACTGCAATATACGACAGAGACAAAGATCATCAGGGTAATGTGCACCGGCAGGGTGGACCTGGCTTTCATCCTCAGGGCGTTCAAACAAGGCGCCGACGGGGTGTTCATCGGGGGATGCTGGCCCGGCGAATGCCACTACGTAACCGAGGGTAACTACGACGTACTGAAGAACGTGCATATCGCCAAGAAGATGCTGGAGAAGATCGGCATCAACCCCGACCGCCTGAGGCTTGAGTGGATTTCGGCCTCCGAGGGGATGCGCTACGCCGAGGTGATGAACGAATTCGGCAAGAGGCTCAAGGAATTGGGTGCGCTGGGCAAGGGGGAGGGGATCGACGAGCGTTCCCTAAAGCTCAGGATGGAAGCGGCTTACAACCTGGTCCCCTACGTGAAACTGGTGGAGAGGGAGAGGATCAGGCAGCGCTTCAAGACCGAGGAGGAGTACGATGCCTATTTCGCCTCCGCGGAGCTGGAGTCGCTCTTTAACAACCTGGTGACGGACAACCTGGCCGTGAGCCAGATGACGCTCCTTTTGAAGGATAAGCCGCTCTCAACAGCCGAGATCGCCTCGGCGCTGAATCTCACCGCGGCCGACGTCAACAGGCACATCAAGTCATCGAGCAGGAAAGGGCTGGTCAAGTACGACGAGGGGTTGAACGCGTACGCGCTGGCTTAG
- a CDS encoding complex I 24 kDa subunit family protein → MCMDISKIDNIIDKHNAEQSSLIQILLDIQSEHNWLPKQALDRVGERLDVPMSRIQHITTFYKAFSQVPKGRHQIHVCMGTACHVRGAQRVLDTISDAIGIKAGETDADLKFSLETVNCLGCCALGPVMVIDGEYHGNVAPAQSAEVLKNYE, encoded by the coding sequence ATGTGCATGGATATCTCGAAGATAGACAACATCATAGACAAGCATAACGCCGAGCAGAGCTCGCTGATCCAGATCCTTTTGGACATCCAGAGCGAGCACAACTGGCTCCCGAAACAGGCCCTGGACCGCGTCGGCGAGAGGCTGGACGTGCCGATGAGCCGGATCCAGCACATCACCACCTTCTACAAGGCCTTCAGCCAGGTCCCCAAGGGGCGCCACCAGATCCATGTCTGCATGGGCACCGCCTGCCACGTCCGTGGCGCGCAGAGGGTCCTGGACACCATCTCCGACGCGATCGGGATCAAGGCCGGCGAGACCGACGCGGACCTCAAGTTCAGCCTCGAAACCGTGAACTGCCTGGGATGCTGCGCGCTGGGGCCGGTCATGGTCATCGACGGCGAGTATCATGGCAACGTGGCGCCTGCGCAGTCGGCCGAAGTGCTGAAAAACTACGAGTAA
- the nuoF gene encoding NADH-quinone oxidoreductase subunit NuoF, with protein MPRIKSPAELEAFRKAILAKRDDKKPCITLCSGSACHATGSEKVADAILAELESHGLKDQVDIRRTGCHGFCEQGPIVVVYPEGISYLKVKPEDVCEIVSHTFKEKKLVERLLYVDPNTGDKSSHEHDIPFYKNQQRLILGLNTKIDPKSLEDYLAVGGYQAMAKALLQMTPEEVIGEVKGAKLRGRGGAGFPSGTKWEFARNAPGDQKYVVVNCDEGDPGAYMDRSLMEGNPFTVLEGLLIGAYAIGASEGYIYVRQEYPLAVDNLTVAIKKAEEHGFLGKNILGSGFDFTVKVHRGAGAFICGEETSLLQSLEGKPGEPKPRPPFPAVRGLWGKPTNINNVETWANIPVIINKGADYFSSIGTESSKGTKIFSLVGKVNNTGLVEVPMGMPLRDIIFKIGGGVPNGKKFKAVQTGGPSGGCIPEEYLDVKVDFDELMKMGAMMGSGGMIVMDEDTCLVDIARYFLEFLSDESCGKCVPCREGIRQMLKVMTAITQGKGKEGDIELLENMAMATQGAALCALGKTAPNPVLSTLKYFRHEYEAHIKEKRCPALSCKELIAFHIDPAKCKGCGSCLRKCPATAIEGGKKTIHVIDQEKCTKCGTCIEACPAAFHAISKLSGVPVPEPPPQSARAIA; from the coding sequence ATGCCAAGGATAAAATCGCCCGCAGAATTGGAAGCATTCAGGAAAGCCATCCTGGCCAAAAGGGATGACAAGAAGCCCTGCATCACGCTCTGCTCCGGCAGCGCCTGCCACGCCACGGGGAGCGAGAAGGTCGCCGACGCGATCCTGGCCGAGTTGGAGAGCCACGGGCTCAAGGATCAGGTCGATATCAGAAGGACCGGCTGCCACGGCTTCTGCGAGCAGGGCCCCATCGTGGTGGTCTACCCGGAAGGGATCAGCTACCTGAAGGTCAAGCCGGAGGACGTCTGCGAGATCGTCTCCCATACCTTCAAGGAGAAGAAGCTGGTTGAGCGGCTGCTCTACGTCGACCCGAACACCGGCGACAAGTCGAGCCACGAGCACGACATCCCCTTCTACAAGAACCAGCAGCGCCTCATCCTAGGTCTCAACACCAAGATCGACCCGAAGAGTCTGGAGGATTACCTGGCCGTCGGCGGCTACCAGGCCATGGCCAAGGCGCTGCTGCAGATGACACCGGAAGAGGTGATCGGCGAGGTCAAGGGGGCGAAGCTCAGGGGACGCGGCGGCGCCGGCTTCCCCTCGGGGACCAAATGGGAGTTCGCGCGCAACGCGCCGGGGGACCAAAAGTACGTCGTGGTCAACTGCGACGAGGGGGACCCGGGTGCCTACATGGACCGCTCCCTCATGGAGGGTAACCCCTTCACCGTGCTCGAAGGGCTCCTGATCGGCGCCTACGCCATCGGCGCGAGTGAGGGTTACATCTACGTCCGGCAGGAATACCCGCTCGCCGTAGACAACCTGACCGTCGCCATAAAAAAGGCGGAGGAACACGGCTTCCTGGGGAAAAACATCCTCGGCTCCGGGTTCGACTTCACCGTCAAGGTGCACCGGGGTGCGGGGGCGTTCATCTGCGGCGAGGAGACCTCACTCCTGCAGTCGCTGGAAGGAAAGCCCGGCGAGCCCAAGCCGAGGCCCCCTTTCCCGGCAGTCCGCGGCCTCTGGGGCAAGCCGACCAACATCAACAACGTCGAGACCTGGGCCAATATCCCGGTGATCATCAACAAGGGGGCCGATTACTTCAGCTCCATCGGGACCGAGAGCAGCAAGGGGACCAAGATCTTCTCCCTGGTAGGGAAGGTGAACAACACCGGCCTCGTCGAGGTCCCCATGGGGATGCCGCTCAGGGACATCATCTTCAAGATCGGCGGCGGGGTCCCCAACGGCAAGAAGTTCAAGGCGGTGCAGACCGGCGGCCCTTCCGGCGGCTGCATTCCCGAGGAATACCTCGACGTCAAGGTCGACTTCGACGAGCTGATGAAGATGGGCGCCATGATGGGTTCCGGCGGCATGATCGTCATGGACGAGGACACCTGTCTCGTCGACATCGCCCGGTACTTCCTGGAGTTTTTGAGCGACGAGTCCTGCGGCAAGTGCGTACCCTGCCGCGAGGGTATCCGCCAGATGCTCAAGGTGATGACCGCCATCACTCAAGGGAAGGGTAAGGAAGGGGACATCGAACTCCTGGAGAACATGGCCATGGCGACCCAGGGTGCGGCACTTTGCGCCCTTGGCAAGACCGCTCCGAACCCGGTCCTCTCCACGCTCAAGTACTTCCGTCACGAGTACGAGGCCCACATCAAGGAGAAGAGGTGCCCGGCGCTTTCCTGCAAAGAGCTGATCGCCTTCCACATCGACCCGGCGAAGTGCAAAGGGTGCGGCAGCTGTCTCAGGAAATGCCCCGCCACCGCCATCGAGGGTGGCAAGAAGACCATCCACGTCATCGACCAGGAGAAGTGCACCAAGTGCGGCACCTGTATCGAAGCCTGCCCGGCGGCGTTCCATGCGATAAGCAAGCTCTCCGGCGTGCCGGTGCCGGAACCGCCCCCTCAATCGGCAAGGGCCATAGCTTAA
- a CDS encoding 2Fe-2S iron-sulfur cluster-binding protein → MSEIVLQIDGKEVKAQEGMTIVEAANTVGIHIPTLCHHEKLEPYGACRICTVEAESNGRKTLVAGCLYPVENGMVVQTSTEKLYAIRKVLVEQMMAHAPDAPQLIELAKEYGADKDRFDKDPSFCILCGLCVRYCAEVKKKNAIGYMDRGPRREISFIPEVAAKECWDCKECFPLCPTSALQAAYVLTEALLPAQPEEEGGCSCSASGCCGG, encoded by the coding sequence ATGAGCGAAATCGTCCTGCAGATAGATGGAAAAGAGGTCAAGGCCCAGGAGGGGATGACCATAGTTGAGGCGGCAAACACGGTAGGGATCCACATCCCCACCCTATGTCACCACGAGAAGCTCGAGCCGTACGGCGCCTGCCGCATCTGCACCGTCGAGGCGGAGAGCAACGGCAGGAAGACTCTCGTCGCCGGCTGCCTCTACCCGGTGGAAAACGGCATGGTGGTACAGACCAGCACCGAGAAACTCTACGCGATACGCAAGGTGCTGGTGGAGCAGATGATGGCCCACGCCCCCGATGCCCCGCAGCTTATCGAGCTAGCCAAGGAGTACGGTGCTGACAAGGACCGATTCGACAAGGATCCGAGCTTCTGCATCCTGTGCGGGCTTTGTGTGAGGTACTGCGCCGAGGTGAAGAAGAAAAACGCCATAGGGTACATGGACCGAGGCCCCAGGCGCGAGATCAGCTTCATCCCCGAGGTAGCGGCCAAGGAGTGCTGGGACTGCAAGGAATGTTTCCCGCTTTGCCCCACCTCCGCGCTCCAGGCGGCCTACGTGCTGACCGAGGCGCTCTTACCCGCGCAGCCGGAAGAAGAGGGCGGATGTTCCTGCTCCGCCTCCGGCTGCTGCGGCGGCTAG
- a CDS encoding acyl-CoA dehydrogenase family protein — translation MRFGLTDEQKMMQDMARDFAQKEILPTLKEDEINHTFRPELVKKMAGLGFFGCALPEEYGGNGCGFLESVILAEQLATVSGSSRLPLNMQNIGPSLTVNKFGTKEQKERFIPDWVSAESFGFFAITEPNSGSDVVSMGTTATDRGDHWEINGQKMWISNAHVGDWGLLYAVTDRAAKHKGMTCFVINLKGNEGIITAAIESKVGLHCAPTGEISFNQAKIPKDSVLGEVGQGFQICMWQLNNTRISCAAGALGIGAGAIEAAIGYANERTQFGKKIGSYQMIQASIAEMVAEHEAARLLVYQAAWLKDQGLPNQYQTSMAKLFASEAAVHAATETMKIFGSYGFSTEYPAERWLRDSMSLRTVEGTSNIQKTIIAGFALGDAVNR, via the coding sequence ATGAGGTTCGGGCTGACGGATGAACAAAAGATGATGCAGGATATGGCGAGGGATTTCGCGCAGAAAGAGATCCTGCCTACGCTCAAGGAAGACGAGATCAACCACACCTTCCGCCCCGAACTGGTCAAGAAGATGGCCGGTCTGGGCTTTTTCGGCTGCGCCCTTCCTGAGGAATACGGCGGCAACGGCTGCGGCTTTTTGGAGTCGGTCATCCTTGCCGAACAGCTCGCCACCGTGAGCGGCTCCTCAAGGCTGCCGCTGAACATGCAGAACATAGGCCCCTCCCTCACGGTCAACAAGTTCGGCACCAAGGAGCAGAAAGAGCGTTTCATCCCCGACTGGGTGAGCGCCGAATCCTTCGGCTTCTTCGCCATCACCGAGCCCAACTCCGGCTCCGACGTAGTGAGCATGGGGACCACCGCCACCGACCGCGGCGACCACTGGGAGATCAACGGCCAGAAGATGTGGATCTCCAACGCCCACGTAGGCGACTGGGGCCTTCTCTACGCCGTCACCGACCGCGCCGCCAAGCACAAGGGGATGACCTGCTTCGTCATCAACCTCAAGGGTAACGAGGGGATCATCACCGCCGCCATCGAGTCCAAAGTGGGCCTTCACTGCGCGCCTACCGGCGAGATCTCATTCAACCAGGCGAAGATCCCCAAAGACTCGGTCCTGGGCGAGGTGGGGCAGGGCTTCCAGATCTGCATGTGGCAGCTGAACAACACCCGTATCAGCTGTGCCGCGGGCGCGCTCGGCATCGGCGCCGGCGCCATCGAGGCCGCCATCGGCTACGCCAACGAGAGGACCCAGTTCGGCAAGAAGATCGGCTCGTACCAGATGATCCAGGCTTCCATCGCCGAGATGGTGGCCGAGCACGAAGCGGCGCGCCTTCTGGTCTACCAGGCGGCCTGGCTCAAGGACCAGGGGCTTCCCAACCAGTACCAGACCTCCATGGCGAAGCTGTTCGCCTCCGAGGCGGCGGTACACGCGGCCACCGAAACCATGAAGATCTTCGGGAGCTACGGCTTCTCCACAGAGTACCCGGCCGAGCGCTGGCTGCGCGACTCGATGTCGCTTAGGACCGTGGAAGGGACCAGCAACATCCAGAAGACCATCATCGCCGGCTTCGCCCTGGGCGACGCGGTGAACCGCTAG